In Streptococcus parasanguinis, the DNA window AATTCGACGTATTGTATATGCCGGATATAACCCAGGAAATTTAGTGTTCTCAGGAAATTTTCAGTACCATTTAGAGAATGCGGGTAAGATACACTATACCATCTCAGGTGGATTATATAGCAATACAACAACAACCAATTCCGTTGGGAGCGGCGTTGGTATTGGTGGGGTAGGAAGTGTCAATGTTTCTGTTAGCTCGACTTCTAATTTCGTAAGAAGTATACTATATCATGGAAATCGTTATTATTAATAAAATCATGAGAAAAATAATCATTCCTTTAATACAATGCATTTTGTACCCCATATCTCCCTACATAGCTAGAGAACTGTGTCTCATGAACAAAAGTTTAGTAGACAATTTGTTTCTCGTTTTCTTTGTTTTACTAACAATTTCTATTTGGTTTAGTATTTGGAAATTGGAAAAACTTTTTGGAGATCGGTGATATTAATTTATGTACCAATCCAGAGAGTTAAGTAGATAGTAATTTAAAGTATAAAGAGTTGTCTAAAAAAAGACAACTCTTTATATTTTCTTGTTAGTGAATTATTTTTCGTATATAATTTCAGGTTCTGGTATGCTCATCCCTGATCCACCACCACTAAAATTATTTGTTTCTGATTGAGGGATTGCTATTTGTATTCCACCAGGACCGTAAGCAATGCCTGAAAAAGTTACTCTTTTTATTTTTCCTTTTACATATATTGAGCCACTAACTGATTGTCCTGCTCTGCCGTTACCTTTTACTGGGTAGAATAAGGTGCGACCATTTGTTAATGTAATACTAACTCCTCCAGAGAACTCATAAGAACTTTTAGTATAAGGTAGTGCGTACCACCATGCTCTAGTTCGATTATCATAAATTTCTATTTTGGAAATTCCACCATTTCCACGTACAGTGGAATATGGGGAAACATTGTTTGTTTTTGGAGTTTCGGCATATGTTGTAACGGTAAAGGAAAGAAGAGTTAAAGAGGTAGTTATAAATAAAATAAGTTTTTTCATTGTAGTTCTCCTTTATTTTTTGTATGATTATATCAGATTGTTTTTAAAAATGAAAGGGCTTTCTATGGAAAATGATGTGTTTTTTGATTATTTTTTAAGATCACTTAGGTTTCATTTTCGTGATAGGTGTAAGGATATTGGATTTATAACGTTTTTTAAAGATGAAAATAATTGTTTTATTACTATAGAGGATTATGTTTTGGAATCATTTGTAATATTGTCAAATATTTTGAGTGAGGATAGGATTGTGTTTTCTTGTGGAATTATTTATAGTAAGGGGGTAGTTACTGGAGTAGAAGTATGTATGAATGTATTAGAGTTAGAAAGATTAAATAATTTGTACAAGATATAGTTTTGAAGCATATTAAATTTTGTCGGCCAATAACGAAGCGGTCCTACTAGTCATTTTGAAAGCTGGATGACTTAGATAAGTCATCCAGCTTTCAAAAAAAGTCCTTGTTGTTCGAGGACTTTTTTATGTATATAAAGCTAAAAAAGATGAGATGTACAAAGCTATTCCCAAAATTTCCACCATTTTTTTTTATGTTCTAATAGTAGAGTCTCATTCCTTACTGTCAGAGCTCCGATCAGTTGCAACTGGCTGTTGCTTGTTTCGATCATATCAGCAATCTGCTTATCTTTTTGCTCGATTTGATCCACCAATTGAGTGCGTTCGCGTTCAAAATCCTCACGCAATTGCTCTATTTGGCTTTGTAGCATTTTTTCTATACGATTGCTAGAGTGTGTAGCATCGTCTATATTTGTATCGACATCTTCTACAAGACATGTATCTAAAACATACTGAGTCAGACTTTTGTTCTGTTGTTTAGCTATTTCTACAAGCTTTTCTTTCTGTTCTTTTGATACACGCATGCTGATTTGTACACTCATTATCCCCACCTCTTTTTCGCCGATTATATACGTTATACATAATGTTATGTATAACAATTATAGCATGTTCTATACAATTTCTGTACAGATATTTTGTTGAAATCGATTTTTAGCTCTCATTTCTATATCAGTTACTGTTAAAAATCGCACCGAACAGTTTTTATTATCGCTAAAATAGATTACAAAACGTAGCTTTTTCTTTCCTTTGTCCCGCACCTGTGTTAAAATAGGGTTAAATAAAAAAGAGAATTGCTGGAACAATTCTCTTTGTATAGCTACTTTGCGGTGGCAAAAAGTTCTTTCAACGCCTTTTTCCTAAGGCGTTTTTTCGTGGACTTTTAGTCCTTATTTTGTTTGAGCAGCGTTATGATCGCAAGAACGATCATAATCACTTCGTAAGCAGACATCTGTCTACTTTCCTTTCTCTTTTAAATGCAGAGAAATCGCTCATTGAGAGCGGTGTTTTTCTCATAGGCACCACCTTCTTCCTAGTCTAATGGTACCCCCGCTCGTAGCTATACCCTTATTATACTATAACGATTTTTAAAATGCAGAATTTATTCTCTAATTTAGGCCCAATATTTCATAAAATGAGGGGAAAAACCACAAGATATTGATTTAAACAAAACCAAGAACCCTATATAGAACAAGGGTTTTCGTGTTTTTTGTTATTTAAAAAATCAATATCTTGTGGTTTATAATTTTTTTCGACATTAGCTTATCGCAGAATTTTCAGAGGATATTTTCTTACAATCGATTTTAAGCTCTCATTTCCTTATCAATTCCCTATAAAAACAAAACAAAATGGTCTGGGAGGGTAAATATACCACCCACACCCTAAAGGTTCTCAAAATGCATTATATAACGTTAAAAAGCGACATAAGAAAAAAGCATGGTTTATTCAACCGTGCTTTTTTCTGTTTTATAGTCTATAACTAGGCTATTAGACTAGTTAGAATTTTCTTCCGAAATAGTAACCGACTACAAAAGCAGCTGAAAAGAACAACATACGCAATCTCCTTTTTATTTATTTTAACACTATAGTATCATTAAAAGCACAGATAGTAAAGCCCTTTCAGAGTCTAAAAAGATGTTCTATAGGTTCTTTTAAAACTTTAGCTAATTTTAAAGCTATTTCTACGGATGGTATTGTTTTACTATTTTCTATTAAGCCTATCATTTGCCTTGAAGTATTTATTTTTTTAGCTAATTCTTCCTGTGTCAACCCCTCTCTAACTCTAAAATGTTTTATATTGTTTTGATAATTATTTTTTTCTGACACCCTGGCACCTCTTTCCATAATCGTTTATTAGTTCTGTTCTTTCTGTCGTTTTGTTACTATAACCTCCCCAACATTTCTTTTTTCTGCTTCTCTAGCTCGATTTTTGTTTCTTCTGACGTCGTATTCTTATAATCAGGATTTGACCACTTAGGAACGTTCGTTTCTTTTACTTTTGAGCCGTACTTATCATCTTCCCACGCGTCTCGGGCTTCTTTATCAAAATGGAATCTGTAAGATGTGACTTTCGGTCTGCCACGTTCTCCCCTTTTGCGTTTTGCTTTTACTTCCTCTAACCTCAGGTTTGGATAGTATTTTTTTAATTCCTCCAAAGCTGGGTTTATGATTTTTTCCCGAATTTTTGTAGCACCGTAGCTGTCTGGGATCGCTAAATAACGTTTGAAATTTTCTACCGTTACGACCCAAAATCCTGTGTCAGCAAACTGACGCAAAAATTTGTATATGTCGATAGTGTACTGTTTACTAAAGCTGTTTCCAATCTGCAACGGGAATTTTGTATATTCGTTTGCAAAATCTTTTATCAACGAAAAATAGTCAGGGTTAACTCGTACAGTTATTTCTCCATTCTTTTTATCAACTTTTCTTGCCGTGAATAGCATGAATTCTTCGTAAGATGTTTCAGTTTCAATCTCTGTTATTGATAGAGATAAAATTTTTCGAAATGTCTGTCGAATCAGTCTAATACCTTCTTCTAAAGACCTTGGTTTTGATTGCGCAAGTGATATAAAACGATCATAATCAATCGTAATGTCACTACCATCTGTCTCTTTGATTAACCAGATGAGTGTCATTAATATCTTTTTTTGTACGAGCGAGAAGTCTTTTAGTGGAACAGCATTAAAGTCGTTAGAATACTTTGCTACTTCTCTAATTTCGTTTTTTTCTTCTGTCATAAGAATTAAAATCCTTTTTCATTTTTATATGTTTTATTATATCAAAAACCTATATTCCAGTCAACAATAAAATCCAAAAGGATTTTATTTCTCTAAAAGGGATTTTATTCTCTCCAAAAGGGATTTTATTTTCTCTAAAAGGGATTTTATTTTCTCTAAAAGGGATTTTATTCGTCAGCTATCCTTAGAGCCTCAAGGGATAGCCAGATCCTACAATATTACTTACAATATATATATACAATATATAATTACAATTAGCGCTTCGCGCTTATAACCATATCCAATTTCTAACAATGAAAATTAAGTCGCTTCGCTCCTTTTTGAGGCTATCGCCTCTGTTCGCTACGCTCCCGCTAACGCAAAATTTTAAAAAGCTCTACGTATAAACTTTTGTTGACGAATAAAAAGAGTAAGGTCGCTAAACGCTCCCGCCTTCAAGGGGAAAAGATAAGTTGGTAAAGGGTATATATGTAGGAGCCTAATTTTCCCTCTATATATCAGACCTTTAAGTAAGCAGATCCCAGCAGTGATGTATATTGTTTTTAAATAAGCAGTAATAAAATCCCAATGGATTAAATTTCTCTAAAAGGGATTTTATTACTAGGATAATAATCAAGTTATCTACTCAAGTCAAGATCATCTCTATCAAATGTTTTCTCACCATCTTCTAACTCAAGATCTTTTCTCTGAATAATCTTTTCAGCAATCTCAGCACGTTCTTGATCCGTTAGATAATACTCTTGGTCCTGCAATTGAGATCTGTATTTGTTTCTATCTTCAATCACATACTGCAAATCTTTCGTCAGACGATCATTTGTTCTCATTAGATCAGCCATTTCTTCTTTTAATTTTGCAATAGTTGCCCTCAGACGTTTCACGATTCCTAAACCAAGAACATGATCTTTAAAATCTTTCAACAACTGCATCAGCGGGCCAGAATTAGCCCTACGTGCCAAGTCATCAAAATCCTTTTCTGGAACCATAACATAACGTTGTTTTTCCTCGCCAAATCCTTTCTCTTTGATTCGATAGTTCCGCTTATCGTCGATTGGTTTATCTGCAATCAGCTGCATCTTCAACATTGCATCGACAGTTTTATCTTCGATTCGTTTCATATCA includes these proteins:
- a CDS encoding helix-turn-helix transcriptional regulator, translated to MSEKNNYQNNIKHFRVREGLTQEELAKKINTSRQMIGLIENSKTIPSVEIALKLAKVLKEPIEHLFRL
- a CDS encoding type II toxin -antitoxin system TacA 1-like antitoxin encodes the protein MSVQISMRVSKEQKEKLVEIAKQQNKSLTQYVLDTCLVEDVDTNIDDATHSSNRIEKMLQSQIEQLREDFERERTQLVDQIEQKDKQIADMIETSNSQLQLIGALTVRNETLLLEHKKKWWKFWE
- a CDS encoding replication initiation protein, whose protein sequence is MTEEKNEIREVAKYSNDFNAVPLKDFSLVQKKILMTLIWLIKETDGSDITIDYDRFISLAQSKPRSLEEGIRLIRQTFRKILSLSITEIETETSYEEFMLFTARKVDKKNGEITVRVNPDYFSLIKDFANEYTKFPLQIGNSFSKQYTIDIYKFLRQFADTGFWVVTVENFKRYLAIPDSYGATKIREKIINPALEELKKYYPNLRLEEVKAKRKRGERGRPKVTSYRFHFDKEARDAWEDDKYGSKVKETNVPKWSNPDYKNTTSEETKIELEKQKKEMLGRL